The genomic stretch ACTCCCGACAATGCCTGCTGAATTTGTAATTCTGTGGTGTAAAAAGAGTTTTGGGTAATATTATTTTCCGGCTCGAGCCTTAAATCATCTTCACAGCTAACCGTACCTAATGCTAAGGCTCCAAAAATTAAGGCTTTACCTAAAGTTCTGACGTTAAATTGTAGAAAGGGTATATTTTTTTTATAAGTAATTTTCATTTTTTTTAAATTTAGAAGTTAAAGTTTAAGCCCATCATAAATACTTTCGCATTGGGATATGCTCCGTAATCGGTACCGTCTGACTGTACAGATTCTGGGTTGTAGCCACCATAATAATGATCTTTTCTCCAGACATTTTCTAAACTGACATAAACTCTAAGGTTAGAAATTTTTAATTTTTGGGCTAATTCCTCCTCAAAATTATATCCTAACGTAACGTTCTTTAATTGGATGTAAGTGGCATCATATAACCATCTTGTATCCAAAAGGCTTCCTGTAGTACCATCTAATCTTGGTGTTTTTCCGTCTCCCGGATCTGCATCAGAACGCCAACGATTGGCCCAGTTCCCCATCACGTTTGTCGTAGTTCCCATTCCTGTACGATCGATTGCACGCCCAAGTAATGCATAACTATATCCTCCTTTCTGGCCTTGAAAAAACACAGAAAGATCAAAGTTTTTGTAAGAAAACGTATTGGTAAAACCCCAATAATAATCAGGAGTAGGGCTTCCGATGATATGACGGTCATTTTCGTCAATTTTTCCATCCCCATTAAAATCTTTGTATTTAACATCTCCGGCAATAGCACCATTTGTTTTTGCCACACCTGTATTATTGATATCTGCTGTTGACAAAACACCAATCGCTTCGTACAAATAAAATGAATTAAGCTCTTCGCCTACTTTAATAATATTGGTACTGCTGCTAAAACCCGTATATATAGGTGCATTGTCGCTTCCTAACTGCAAAACTTTATTATTATTGAATGCAATATTTGCCGAAGTGTTCCATTTGAATGCTCCCGTTAAATTTTTTGTGCTAAGATCGAATTCTAAACCTTTATTCTGAACTGAGCCTACATTCTTCCACATGATATTATAACCGGTTACGTATGGAATTGGTTGCTGCAAAAGAAGATCATTAGTTTTTTTGATGTAATAATCTGCCGTAAAATCTATCCTGTTGAATAGTCCTAATTCAAAACCAAAATCTGAAGACTGTGTTTTCTCCCAGGTCAGATTAGGATTTCGAATCGTACTTGGCACTAAACCGTTTGACAAGCCTCCGCCAAATGAATAATTACCTCCGGCTAATGTTCCAAAAGCCCGGTAATCTCCAATGTTATTATTCCCGTTTTCGCCCCAGCTGTATCTTAGTTTTAAGTTGCTCAGCCAGGATTTATCTTTAAGAAATTCTTCTTCATCCATTTTCCAAGCTCCACCAAATGCTGCGAAAGTTCCGTAAAGATTATCCCAACCAAATCTGGAAGAACCATCTCTACGTATACTTGCAAATAGCATATATTTCTTTTGGTAATCATAATTTACACGACCAAATAATGAAATCAGCATTTGTTCTGACGCCGTATATTCTGAATTTAATACTGATGCAGACTGAGTGAAATTAAACGTTTTCAAATCATCATTAGCAAAACCTTTATTACGGTTGTATTGCGAAGTTATTCTGTAATTTTCTGCACTATACCCGGCAAGAGCGGCGATACTATGACTTCCGAAGGTCTTTTTATAATTTAATAAAGCTTCACCTAAATACCGGTTATAATTAACCGTTCTTCTGCTCGCTATACTTACCTGTCCCGGAATATTTGTAACTAAATTGAAGGTTGGTATGTAACCGGTATTGATGTTATAGTTATTAGTAGCACCTCCCGAAATTTTGAAATTTAATCCCGGTAAAATATCATAAGACATGTACATGCTAGACAATAACCTGAATTCATTGGTATCATTTGTTGTGTTTTCTAAAGTTCCAATCGGGCTTACTGTAGAACCCGCCCATCTGTATCTTGTATTTTTCCAGAAATTGGTATAAAGACCAGCTGATAATTCTGCTACTGGAACCATAGAAAGCATTTTGTGAGCTTCATTGTCTTTTCCGTCTACCGCAGCGCCGTAACTTTGAGAATAACTTGGTCGCAAGGTAATTCCGGCTTTCCATTTATCCGAAATATTTACATCAATAACTGCACTCAAATTAAATCTGTTAAAACCTGTATTTAGCGCCATACCTTCCTGATCAAAATACGCAGCCGAGATTGCATATTTTACATTCTGGCTTCCCCCTCTCACCGATAACTGATAATTCTGAATGGCGGCCGGGCGATAAAACGCATCCTGCCAGTCGATATTTGCTACTTGATTGGTTCCCCATCTTGGATCGACCATATAGGTGATATTTGCCAGATTATAATCAGTAGTATTTGCCAGATTAAAATAATTTGCTCTCACTGCATAGCTGTCAGAAGCTGAATTCCCCGGAGATAAAGCAACCCATCTTTTATTAATAGATTCGGTTGCATAGTCAATCCATTCTGCGCTGTTCATGATGTCAAGCTTTTTCTCGATGGTTTGAACACCATAATACTGAGAAAATGAGAATGATGGTTTTCCTGAAACTCCTTTTTTAGTTGTTACAATAACAATCCCATTAGAACCTCGTGATCCGTACATTGCTGTTGATGCAGCATCCTTTAGTACTTCAATCGATTGCACATCATCCGGAGAAACATTCGCCATATCCTCTACTACCATTCCATCAACTACATAAAGAGGAGAATTGCTTGCTGCGATAGAAGCTGAACCACGCACTCGGATTTCTAAAGGTTCTCCCGGTTTTCCTGAAGTAGCACGGGTTTTAACACCCGCAATCTGACCCGTTAATGCCTGATCAACTCGTGCGATAGGACGATCTTTGAAACTCGCTGTACTCACCTTTCCGACAGATCCGGTGACCTCTCCTTTTTTTTGTGTACCGTAAGCGATAACGACTACTTCCTCAATATCCTTCGTTTTATTACTGGATTTTGTACTATCCGAGGCCTTACCCGTGGTTTCTTTTTCCTGTGCGAAGATAAAACTTGTGGTACTTAGTAAAATACCAAGAGTTATTATAGATTTCTTCATTTTGTGGCTGGTGATTAATAATTATTACTTTTATACTTTCATTTAAATTAAACATGAGAAAAGTTAAATCTGAAAGACATGATATTTCTCATATTTTTATTTTTATAAAAGTATACTTATCGAAAATTTCAGCTATCCTGCTGTTACCTGCCCAAATCTCATCTTATAGAAATACACACAAACCACTCATTATCAACAACCTTATTTAATTAAAAAAAATTCAGGAATAGAAAAAATTAAAAACAATTACTCAAATAAAGAAATATTTTAAGCGTATGCTCAACAATTTCATCTACATAAACTTTGAATTCTCATTCTATATTATGATAAATTATTTTAGCGAGATCTCAATGTTGGCTTTGTTTTTGCCAAGCAAGATGTATGAAAACAATTTTTATCGTAGAAGATGAGACAGGCATCAGAGATGCATTACAATTGCTCCTGTCATTCGAAAATTATGACGTACGTTCATTTGCTACTGTTGATGCCTTCAACAATAGAGATCAATCGGTTGTTCCGGATGTTTTTATATTGGATGTAAGATTACCTGATGGTTCGGGTACCGATCTTTGCAATCAAATAAAAGAAGATGAAGCTACTTCAAAAATTCCGGTAATGATTATCAGTGCTCATGCAAAAGCTGAAAATGTAATCAATGCATGCAATGCTGATGAATTTATTTCTAAACCGTTTGACATCGATGATGTTCTTGTAAAAATTGAAAAACTAACTGCATAATATTTTAAAAACTATACTTTAAATAAAACACTCTGAAGCATCTGTTTCAGAGTGTTTTTTATTTAGAGTGAAAAATTTGAAATAGCTGCGTTATTTTTGAGAATATAGACAATATTTTCATTCAAAATCAATATTTTTCAATACTTTTGTGTTGCGCTTTAGGGGTATTCTGAAAAGAATTGAGAGAGTCCCTTTGAACCTGATACGGCTTACACCGACGTAGGGAAAAGCAATATGTCATCATCCAGATTTTGACTGTTGTTCCGGATTTTATCCTAAAGCTTTTATTGATAAAAATATTAGAATGGAAAACAATCTTTGGAACAGCATCCTTCACGTACGAAATACTTCTCCCCTTGTTCACAGTATCACCAATTATGTTGTGATGAACAACACTGCAAATGCGCTTTTGGCAATTGGCGCATCACCAATAATGGCTCATGCAAAATCTGAAGTAGAAGAAATGGTAAATATTTCTCACTCATTGGTCATTAATATTGGTACGCTTGATGAATATTGGGAAGAAGCAATGCTTTTGGCCGCAACAAAAGCTAATGAATTAAACAAACCTTGGATATTAGATCCTGTTGGAGCCGGAGCAACATCTTACCGTGATTCGGTTTTAAGCAAGATACTTTATTTAAATCCAACTGTAATCAGAGGAAATGCTTCTGAAATTATTGCCCTTTCAAAAGCCAGTAAAACGATTACAAAAGGAGTCGACAGCACTGCCAAAAGTAATGAAGCTGTAGAAGCTGCCAAAACATTGGTCAAAAATCACAAATCAATAGTTTGTATTTCAGGTGAAACCGATATTATCATGAGTGATAATCAAGAAATCCATTTAAAAAACGGCCATCCAATGATGACCAAAGTTACCGGATTAGGTTGTACTGCAACTGCGCTGATTGGTTCTTTTATCGGAGTTATTGATAACAAAACCGAAGCAGTCGTTGCAGCAATGAGTTTATTAGGAATAGTTGGAGAAATAGCAGCTAAACAAGGTGCCGGTCCCGGAAGTTTACAGCTCAATATCATTGATAAACTGTACAATATTACAGAAGATGAGTTTTATAATCATTTAAAAATGGTAAAACAATGATCTTGAAACCATCATTTCCTTATCAGTTGTATTTGGTTATTTCAGAGAAAGATTGTTTAGGAAAAAACTTTCTTGAAGTTGCAGAAAAATCGATTCTAGGTGGTGTTGATATTATTCAGCTGCGTGAAAAAAATACCTCAACAGAAGATTTTCTTCGAAAAGCATTTGCATTAAAAGAGATTACCGATAAATATAATATTCCGCTTATTATTAATGATCATTTTGAGGTTACTGAAAAAATTGGTTCGGCAGGAATTCATGTCGGGAATAATGATAGATCTCCATCAAGTCTCAGAAATGAATTGTTTTTTAAAGATAAAATAATTGGATATTCAATTGAATATTTAAGCCAACTTGAAAATGTAAACACAGAATTGTCAGATTATCTTGGCATCAGTCCCATATTCAGCACCGACACCAAAAAAGACACCGTGACAGAATGGGGATTGGAAGGTTTAAAAAAAATAAGATCCCTTACAGAAAAACCACTTGTTGCCATCGGAAATATCAATTCGTCAAACGCAGCTTCCATTATAAAAGCAGGAGCAGATGCATTAGCTGTTGTATCTGCGATTTGCAGTGCCCAAAATCCTGAAAAAGCAGCGTACGAAATTAAAAATGAAATATTGAAATGAAAAAATATACTTATCCTACCGTTCTTACGATTGCAGGTTTTGACGGCAGTGGCGGCGCAGGAATACAGGCAGATATCAAAACATTTTCAGCTTTGGGATGTTATGCAACATCTGTGCTTACCGCACTTCCGGTTCAAAATACAATGGGCGTAAGAAAAATATATCCTGTTTCTATGGAAGCTGTTGCAGATCAAATAGAAACTGTACTCGACGACATTTTCCCTGATGCCATAAAAATTGGAATGGTGCATAATTCTCAATTGGTTGAAACCATTGTGAAAACTTTAAGTAAATATCCAAAAATCCCCATTGTATTTGACCCTGTTATGGTTGCTACCAGTGGACATCGATTGATTGAAGAGGAAACCATTCAAACTATCGTTGAACAATTATTTCCCATCGCAGAAATTATTACCCCCAATATGGATGAAGCTTCAATATTGGCACAAATGGAAGTGAAAACTTTAGAAGATATGCAGATTGCCGGTGAAAAAATTTTAAGATCAGGCTGCAAAAACATCCTTCTCAAAGGTGGTCATCAGGAATTTCCCACCGTCACTTCGTTATTTTTTGAAGAAAATGGTAAACAATCTACTTTTGAAACCATAAAATTTGAAACAAATAACACTCACGGTTCCGGCTGTACTCTTTCTTCGGCAATTGCTGCTTTTATAGCACGAGGTGAAGATTTATTTAATTCGGTTGAATTAGCGCAGGAATATGTTTTTGAAGCTATTAAAAACGGAAAAGATGTTGTCATCGGAAAAGGAAATGGTCCTCTTAATCACTTTTTTAATCCTCATAAAATAATTAAAAATGAATTGGTCTGAATTAACCTGGAAAAAAACTGAAGAACGGTATCAAGCTATTCTTACCATGCCTTTTGTTGCCCAATTGGCAGATGGAAGTCTTCCCAAAGAAAAATTTCAGTTTTATATGGCGCAGGATTCTTTATATCTCGAACATTTCGGAAGAGCATTGGCATTGATTGCAGCAAGAGCACATGATATTAGCAACACCTTACAATATCTGAAATATGCAGAAAACGCAATTATAGTCGAAAACGCACTTCATGAATCTTATTTTAAAGATTTTGGCTTAAAAGATAAAGGTACAATGCAGCCTGTCTGTCATCATTATGTACATTTTCTTAAGAGTACCGCTGCGCTCGATTCTGTTGAAATAGCTATGGCAGCAGTATTGCCCTGTTTTTGGATTTATAAAAAAGTAGGTGACCACATTTACAATACCATAAAGTCTGAAAATAATCCTTACCAAAAATGGATTGAAACGTATGGCGGTGAAGAATTTGCAGATGCAGTGCAACAGGCGATTAACATATGTGATGAGGTGGCGGCTTCTACAACTCCTGCCATTAGAGAAAAAATGACAGAAGCGTTTTTAACCTCATCCAGAATGGAATATTATTTTTGGGAAGCTGCTTATGATAATAAAACCTGGATTTAAATAAGGGGATAAAGATTTCTGCATTAACTGTGAAAAAGCTGCTTATTGATTTTAAAATATTTTTATTTACCACAAAAGCATCAAAAGAAATGATTGAAAAAAGAGAAATTCAAAAGCTTGCAAAACTAAGCATGATTAACATCTATTTTGTAAACTTTTGATTGCCTAAAACAATCTATCATCTTTTGTTTCTTTTGAGGTTAAAATTATTATATATAAAAAATAATTTACTCAGATTTACAGCGTTTACAAATAAATAAAAGCTTGGTTTCAACCATTCTTATTATTCATAAAAATTTGGAAATATGAATGTGGTATCTATTGGCAATTCATTTATATTTACAGCACAAAAAAATATAATCCAAAAGAAATCTGATGAATGGATAATTTATTAAATATTGTAACGGGCATCTCGCTGTTCATTTCATTTTTTTTGGCGTTTTTTATGCTCATCGTTAAAACAAAGCACAAAATCAGCAACCGTCTCTTTGCTTTTTTTCTAATTATTTCCGCTGTCGATATTAGCGAACCATTTATTAGCCAAATTTCAGAAGGCCCTTCAAATCTGGGAATGTTCAGAACCACATTGGCTTTTTTGCAAATTCCGATTTTTTACCTTTATGTTTTATCGGTTTGCTATTCCGATTTTAAACTGAAACCCAAATATCTCATTCATTTACTGCCATTTTTGGTTTCAAATATTGCTCTTATTCCCCGTTTTTATAGTGTAGATGTTGCTTCGAAACTCGATTTCATCATCAATCGCCAAAATATGATTGAGTTGCAGTTAACTCATTGGTTGTTTCATATTCAGGTTGTGGTTTATTTTACGGCAGTTTTTCTATTGTTGAGAAGAGCAAAAAAACTTTATCTGGAGAATAATTCAGGAGGAAATCTTAATTCTTATCAATGGTTGTTTCAGCTTACCGGGGTTTTGGCAGCTCTTTATGTGATTGTTATTTTCAAAAACATTTTCAAATTTTCCGATTATCCCTACATTTCTGATTGGATTAAGATAGGAATTCTCATGCTACAGCCTTTTATCACTTGCTGGTACTTGTATAAAGCACTCAATAATCCTGGGCTATTCAGAAATATTGATTCAAAATTGAAACTCGTTTCCGATTTTCCTTTGGAAGAAAAAACAATAAAACCGGAAATATTAAATGAAGATTTATTGAAGCTTAAAAAATACATGACTGATGAAAAACCTTTTCTTAATCCGGATTTAAAGATTCAGGATATTTCAAAAGAAATCAATGTTCCTGTTCGCGAATTATCCGTTTTAATTAATCATCAATTGGGGCAGCATTTTTATGATTTTGTGAATACGTACCGAATTGAAAATGCAATGCAAATTCTGAAAGATTCATCAAAATCGAAGGTTACCATTCTTGAAATCTTATATGAAGTTGGTTTTAACTCGAAATCTTCTTTTAATACAGCTTTTAAAAAACAAACCGGAAACACGCCAACTTCTTATCGTAAAGCATTATAAAACAGAAGTTTGTAATTACTCGTACTTTCTAATTTATTACTCTTACCCATTTTTCTCTCGAACTAGGGTCGAATACATTTATTCGGTCGCATAAGATTCTGCTCTTGCACATCTTTGTATCGAAATATTTATCAAACCTTAAATAACGATACAATGAAAACAATTTCTTACATCAGCTTTTTTCTATTATTCTTTGCAAGCTTTCAGGTTTTTGCTCAGAAAAAAGATTACAGTTTTCTTACCGACAGTTTGAAAATTGAAGGACAGTTAGAAAAGTACAAACTTCCCGGATTTAGCGTGGTCGTTTTTGAAAACTATAAGATTGTTTACTCTAAACAATTTGGTCAGAAGTCGGCAAGTTCTCCAGAAAAGATAGACGAAAATACAGCATTTTCTACGGCTTCTATTTCCAAACCAATCACTGCGCTTCTTTGTTTTATTTTAGAAGAAAAAGGTTTAATTAATCTAAATGAACCGATTGACAAATCTTTGAAAAGATGGCATTTACCAAAAAGTAAATTCACAGAAAACAATGCTCCGACTTGGAAACAATTTCTGAATCATACCTCAGGAACTACCCAAAGTGGTTTCGAAGACCATTATGAAGGCGAAAAAATCCCAACGATAAAAGAAAGTCTTTTAGGAAAAATCCCGAGATACGATAAGGAAATTGAGTTTACTTTTGAGCCGGGAACCAATTGGCAATACAGCGGTGGTGGTTACACAATCATTCAAATGGCATTGGAAGATACTTTCAATAAACCGATTGCAGAGCTTGCAAAAGAATACATCTTTTCTCCGCTTGGATTAAAAAATACAACAATGATTCAACCAAATGAAAAAGGATTTCTAAAAAATGTTGCATCAGTTCACGACAAAGACGGGAAAGTGATAAAAACAGGTTTGCCAATTACGCCACAAGTTGGAGCATCAGGATTATGGTCTACCCCAACTGATTTAGCTAAAATAGCTATCGAAATGCAAAATGCTTTGCGCAATAAAAACAACAAAGTAATTTCTAACAATGTAGCCAAAAAAGTAACGGCAGTAACCGCTTTAAAAAACGCAGTTGGCGGATGGAGCTACGGATGGCAAAAATCTTTTGGATACAATAATTATGATTGGTTTACCTGTAATGGTTCAAATACCGGAGTTGGCGGAACCATGATGGGTACCATGAAAGACGGAAATGGTTTTGCATTTCTTGCCAATGGTGAAAAACCGAATCGTTTTCCTGTGATGGGAGCAACACAAAAAACAATCTTATCTGTAATGAATTGGGAAGGAAAAACAATGAATGAAAAAACTCAGGAAATCCCTGCAAGTCTAAAAAAGCAACTTATTGGGACGTATGATGATTTTCTTTTCGCACAAGGAATGGAAACCAAAATAATCGAAAAAAACAACCGTCTTTATGTAGAGTCAGAACTTTTAGACCATTTTAAAGGAAAAAATGATAATGAACTGGTTTATCTAAAAAATGGATTATTCAAAATTACAGATTATCCTAACCTTTTAAAATTCGATTTTAAAGATGGAAAAGCAAGTTTTGTTACTCTAAAAAGAGATGATTTGACTGCGACAGTTTCAATGGCCGCTAAAGCAAAATAACCTTTAATAGAAATAAAAAAGCGGGTGTTTAGAATGATAAGCATCCGCTTTTAGTTATAAATATTTTCTAAATATTGAAACGATAATTAAACCTTATGAAAAATCTTCAGAAATAATATGCTCTATACAATATTCTGCCAATGCCGTAATCGTTAAAAACGGATTAACACCAATCGTTCCGGGAATTAATGATCCATCAATGATATAAAGATTTTCAGATCCTCTAAGTCTGCCTTTCATATCTGTTGCTTTTCCCAATGTAGCACCACCCAATGGATGGTAACAAATATCAGCTCCGAATCCGTTATTAAAAAGCAAGTGCGCTCTTGTTCCTCCGTTTGCTTTATTCATTTTTTTAATAAAATATTCTGCATTTTTTCTGGCAAGAGCTACGTTATCTGCAGACCATTTTAAATCTATTTTTCTAGAAACCGGATTAAAGAACACAGACCCTTTTTGGGGCACCGGATTGATCATTAAATAAAGTGAAGTTGCTACATCCATTCCCATTGGAAGCGGTGCAATTTCCGAAAAAAACGGGTGTTCCTTATCATCCCAATTATCAATTCCACCAACGGGAATTGTAGAATGGTTTACGCCAGTTCCACCGGAAAATGTTTTGACAAAATTTCTACCGGTCATGAAATTTCCATTATTGCCCCAGTTTTGTCCTACTTCAGAATTTAGGGTTAATTTATTATCATTTGATGATTTTAAAAGCAATTCTAAAGTTCCCATTGTACCGGCGCATAAAAATAGTTTTTTACAAACAATTTTCTTTTTTGCAACCGTCTCACCAAGAGTATTTGTCTGGATAACTTCTAAAATGTAGGTATTATCTGAACCTTTTGCTATACTTTCAACTTTATGCAGATCATGAATATGAACTTTACCTGTTTCCTGAGCTTTTTTAAGATAGGTTTTGTCTAAAGATTTTTTACCGTAATTGTTCCCGTAAATCACTTCACCAGCCAAAGCCGAACGGGGAACTTTATTTTCATATTCATCTTCCATATATTTAAAATCATAAACATTCGGAACACGAACGGTTTTAAATCCTGCTTTATGAGCTTCTTGTTCACCGACTTTATTGAATTTATAAAAACTGCAGTTTTCTAGAAAATTTTCATCTGCAGAATTAACTTCCAGCTCTTTTTCAGCCAATGGAAAATATTTTTTATAAAACTCTTCAGTATTCAGTTCTGGAAATACTTCGCCGAAATAATCTTTCTTGGGCAAGACGGCCATTCCTCCGTTAACAAGAGATCCGCCTCCAACTCCTCTTCCCATCCAGATTTTGATGTTGCTAAAATCCCATCGATCAAGCGTTCCTGTATATTTTTTGGTATTGAAAATATTAAAAAATGGGGCAATTGTTTTAGTTCTCAGCCAAGCTGCAGATTTTCCGGGACTAATCATAGGAGAAAATTTTTCGCCAGACTTTTCCCAATTAAGACCCATTTCAAGAATTGTTACTTCATGTCCGGATTCTGCCAAACGCAAAGCAGCAACAGCTCCACCGTAACCGGAGCCAATAATAACATTTTCAATTTCTAAATTTTCTGTTTCGAATTTAGCTTCGTTTTCTTTTCCAAATAAAACTGATGGAAAGCTTGAGAAGTACAATGCTCCAACTCCTAAAAGTGAATGTCTGAGAAATTCTTTACGGTTCATAAAATGGTCTTTTGATTTATCATAATGCTAAAAGGAAGTTGGTTGTATCTTCAGCCATTACTTCTTTTTGCAAAATCAAGACCACTCCGGGAAATTACTTATGTACACTTCATATTTTAGTATTTAAGACATAAAAAAACCGCTTTAGAAAATATCTAAAGCAGTTTATAATATGTAGCGATTATTGCTAATCAATAATTACTTGACTTCTTCAAAAATAACTATATATGAATATCAAATAGTTATAATTTTATGGTACAAATTTGATACTGATTAATATGTATATTTATTGCTGAAAATATGTAATCCACTAATAATCATAACTTTTTATATTTTAATCGATTTTATTAAGGAATCATTGATATAATCTAAAGTTTCAAATGGTATTGAAGCGTCAGTTCCATCTACTTTTTTGGTCTTAAGCTAAGAAAGTTCGTTATATTCATCCTGAGCCAGAATCTCTTCCGTATTGTTGTTTACTTATGTTATGAGTCAGCAAAGTTTTGGATGCAAGAATTTTTAATAATTTGATTGAAGTTCGAGAAAGAACTTCGGAATGGATAAAACATTACAACAATCAGAGACTGCACGAAAGTTACAGAATCTTTCATCAATGCAGTATTTGTTGAAAAGGAAAACTCAT from Chryseobacterium indoltheticum encodes the following:
- a CDS encoding GMC oxidoreductase, yielding MNRKEFLRHSLLGVGALYFSSFPSVLFGKENEAKFETENLEIENVIIGSGYGGAVAALRLAESGHEVTILEMGLNWEKSGEKFSPMISPGKSAAWLRTKTIAPFFNIFNTKKYTGTLDRWDFSNIKIWMGRGVGGGSLVNGGMAVLPKKDYFGEVFPELNTEEFYKKYFPLAEKELEVNSADENFLENCSFYKFNKVGEQEAHKAGFKTVRVPNVYDFKYMEDEYENKVPRSALAGEVIYGNNYGKKSLDKTYLKKAQETGKVHIHDLHKVESIAKGSDNTYILEVIQTNTLGETVAKKKIVCKKLFLCAGTMGTLELLLKSSNDNKLTLNSEVGQNWGNNGNFMTGRNFVKTFSGGTGVNHSTIPVGGIDNWDDKEHPFFSEIAPLPMGMDVATSLYLMINPVPQKGSVFFNPVSRKIDLKWSADNVALARKNAEYFIKKMNKANGGTRAHLLFNNGFGADICYHPLGGATLGKATDMKGRLRGSENLYIIDGSLIPGTIGVNPFLTITALAEYCIEHIISEDFS